The following proteins are encoded in a genomic region of Spirosoma sp. SC4-14:
- a CDS encoding alpha/beta hydrolase, which translates to MKNSILVLIVIAFGPAIVAGAGVPAPAYRSELRIPYCTVDGNVLTLNAFLPIDAKKPTPVMVDIHGGWWSGGEPVTGIPDYLAKKGIALFSISYRLGERGGFPQNIRDCRNAIRFIRKNAARFNIDPDRIDCMGGSAGGHLSLMVAMVPDDFDDGGPTDELEGYSARVAGCFGFIAPTDFIRFWNQGPDDAVTSAYGGITFRVPDPKIPYDSRPRLRMLFHGITPDSPEHMALYRRMCPMGQVRKDVPPLLICDGDIDPIVPGLHGKLLHEKLQNLGADTTYWMSVNGGHAFPSGDGFMDLLDAFLIRTLKLTE; encoded by the coding sequence GTGAAAAATAGCATTCTTGTACTGATTGTCATTGCTTTCGGACCAGCTATCGTTGCGGGGGCTGGTGTTCCGGCACCCGCTTACCGAAGTGAACTGAGAATACCTTATTGTACGGTTGATGGCAATGTGTTAACCCTCAATGCGTTTTTGCCCATCGATGCGAAGAAGCCAACCCCCGTTATGGTCGATATTCATGGTGGTTGGTGGAGTGGGGGGGAGCCGGTAACGGGTATTCCCGATTATCTGGCAAAAAAAGGCATTGCCCTATTTTCGATTTCGTATCGGCTGGGTGAACGGGGCGGTTTTCCACAAAACATCCGCGACTGTCGCAATGCCATTCGGTTTATTAGAAAAAATGCTGCCCGGTTTAACATCGATCCCGATCGGATCGACTGTATGGGTGGGTCGGCTGGGGGGCATCTGAGCCTGATGGTGGCTATGGTCCCCGACGATTTCGACGATGGTGGACCCACCGATGAGCTGGAAGGGTACAGTGCCCGTGTTGCCGGTTGTTTTGGATTCATTGCCCCTACCGATTTTATCCGATTCTGGAATCAGGGCCCCGACGATGCCGTGACGAGTGCATATGGTGGCATAACGTTTCGCGTGCCTGATCCTAAGATTCCCTATGACTCAAGGCCCCGCTTACGCATGTTGTTTCATGGTATTACACCGGATTCGCCGGAGCACATGGCTTTATACCGGCGGATGTGCCCAATGGGACAAGTGCGGAAAGATGTGCCGCCATTGCTCATTTGCGATGGCGATATTGATCCTATTGTGCCGGGGTTGCATGGGAAGTTGCTGCACGAAAAACTGCAAAACCTTGGGGCTGATACCACGTATTGGATGAGTGTCAATGGTGGACACGCATTCCCATCTGGCGATGGATTTATGGATTTGCTGGATGCTTTCCTGATTCGAACGCTGAAATTGACGGAGTAA
- a CDS encoding PQQ-binding-like beta-propeller repeat protein, which translates to MIPIPRIAIATLLAGSCFMFGTQKWEGELPTGQDWPYYGGNKAGNRYSPLTQINTSNVKKLAVAWMYDASEKPDPNNPGRRRERAIQCQPIVVHGVLYGTTPELKLFALKADTGEQIWKFEPSKSDRLNSNRGVVYWESGSDRRILYTVGSSLYAVNAETGEGIASFGTNGKADLHEGLQTNLDHDVSKLSVTATSPGIVYRNTFVIGSSVSESGDAAPGHIRAFDVLTGKLKWVFHTIPQPGELGYDTWPADAYKKIGAVNNWSGMSLDEKRGMVFFGTGSPASDFYGGDRKGKNLFANCIMALDAETGKLKWYYQTIHHDLWDRDHPSPPNLITLKRKGSDGRLRRIDAVVQATKDGLVYVLDRDKGTSLFPVEERKVPVNGLPGEHPWPTQKYPLKPLPLSRQIYTEADLTDLSPEAHAYVKERFEKIRTPNKFTPPSTNGTLLFGYSGGAEWGGNSIDPDGILYQNVNEEPWELIMTERASLSKQDKPLTIGNALYVANCAACHGQDRRGSGPELPSLIDIGKKRSADEIKAILKTGSGRMPSFQHLSDKERDALVNFLLNKDSGSATVASAATTKSSDSKNSGFPYVPAYVSKVWQRFTDQNGYPGIKPPWGTLNAIDLNTGDYLWRVPLGEYPELAKKGVPTTGTDSYGGPLATAGGLVFISGTKDEKIRAFDKKTGKVVWEYQLPAGGFATPIAYEVAGTQYIVIAAGGGRGQKIGGNYVAFALKRY; encoded by the coding sequence ATGATCCCCATACCCCGAATTGCCATTGCTACCCTACTGGCTGGGAGTTGTTTTATGTTCGGTACCCAGAAGTGGGAGGGCGAGTTGCCAACTGGGCAGGATTGGCCCTACTATGGTGGTAACAAAGCTGGTAACCGCTATTCGCCACTGACCCAGATCAATACCAGTAACGTAAAAAAATTAGCGGTGGCCTGGATGTATGATGCGTCCGAAAAACCCGACCCGAACAATCCGGGACGAAGACGGGAGCGCGCCATTCAGTGCCAGCCAATTGTTGTTCATGGCGTTCTGTACGGTACCACACCTGAGCTTAAACTTTTTGCGCTGAAAGCCGACACGGGCGAACAAATCTGGAAATTTGAACCCTCAAAATCAGACCGGCTAAACTCAAATCGGGGCGTAGTATACTGGGAGTCGGGTAGCGATAGACGTATATTGTATACCGTTGGGTCGAGTCTGTATGCAGTAAATGCCGAAACCGGTGAGGGAATTGCCAGTTTTGGTACAAATGGCAAAGCTGATCTGCACGAAGGCTTGCAAACCAATCTGGATCATGACGTAAGTAAACTGTCGGTTACGGCTACTTCGCCGGGTATTGTTTATCGCAATACGTTCGTCATTGGATCGAGCGTTTCGGAATCGGGCGATGCCGCTCCCGGCCACATACGGGCGTTCGATGTGCTGACGGGAAAACTGAAATGGGTGTTTCATACCATTCCGCAACCGGGCGAACTGGGCTACGACACCTGGCCTGCTGATGCCTATAAGAAAATTGGGGCTGTCAATAACTGGAGTGGTATGTCGCTTGATGAGAAGCGGGGTATGGTTTTTTTCGGTACGGGCTCTCCGGCATCGGACTTCTATGGGGGCGACAGAAAAGGAAAAAACCTGTTTGCCAACTGTATTATGGCATTGGATGCCGAAACGGGAAAGCTGAAGTGGTATTATCAGACCATCCACCACGATCTCTGGGACCGCGATCATCCATCTCCGCCAAATTTGATTACGCTGAAACGGAAAGGCTCCGACGGGCGACTCCGGCGGATCGATGCGGTGGTGCAGGCCACAAAAGACGGCCTGGTGTATGTGCTGGATCGGGATAAAGGGACCTCGCTGTTTCCGGTTGAGGAACGGAAAGTGCCCGTAAACGGATTGCCGGGCGAACACCCCTGGCCAACGCAGAAATACCCACTGAAACCGTTGCCGCTGTCGCGCCAGATCTATACCGAAGCCGATCTTACCGATTTATCACCAGAAGCTCATGCGTATGTAAAAGAACGATTTGAAAAGATTAGGACTCCGAACAAATTTACACCACCGAGCACGAATGGAACATTGCTGTTTGGTTATAGCGGTGGAGCCGAATGGGGAGGCAATTCTATTGACCCCGACGGTATTCTTTACCAGAACGTCAATGAAGAACCCTGGGAGCTAATCATGACCGAGCGGGCTAGTCTGAGCAAACAGGATAAACCCCTCACCATTGGGAACGCTCTCTATGTAGCTAACTGCGCAGCCTGTCATGGGCAGGATCGGCGGGGGAGTGGTCCGGAACTGCCGTCGCTGATCGACATTGGTAAAAAGCGATCGGCCGACGAAATTAAAGCCATTCTAAAAACGGGCAGTGGTCGTATGCCTTCGTTTCAGCACCTTTCCGATAAGGAACGTGATGCGTTGGTTAATTTCCTGCTCAACAAAGATTCGGGTTCGGCTACGGTTGCCAGTGCAGCTACCACAAAATCGAGTGATTCTAAAAACAGCGGTTTCCCCTACGTTCCGGCCTATGTGAGCAAAGTCTGGCAGCGGTTTACGGATCAGAATGGGTATCCGGGCATCAAACCGCCCTGGGGAACGCTGAACGCCATTGACCTGAACACGGGCGACTATCTGTGGCGGGTGCCGCTGGGTGAGTATCCCGAACTGGCGAAGAAAGGCGTCCCCACCACCGGAACCGATAGCTACGGCGGGCCACTCGCAACCGCAGGCGGACTGGTGTTCATTTCTGGTACGAAAGATGAGAAAATTCGCGCTTTCGATAAGAAGACGGGTAAGGTGGTCTGGGAGTATCAGCTTCCAGCGGGGGGCTTTGCTACGCCAATTGCTTATGAAGTTGCCGGAACCCAGTATATCGTCATTGCGGCTGGCGGTGGGCGTGGCCAGAAGATTGGAGGAAATTATGTTGCTTTTGCGCTTAAACGCTACTAG
- a CDS encoding enolase C-terminal domain-like protein, whose translation MNKPEIQSETSRRNALKLLGMGSSAGILGLFGSPQARAETYQTPAYAKGAAPVTIKSVRAITTAPGGSNLVIVKVETSEPGLYGIGCATFTQRALVVVPAINTYLNEFCVGKDVDNIEDMWQSAYVSSYWRNGPVLNNALSGLDQALWDIKGKRANMPVYQLLGGKARFAVDTYTHASGPTPEAIADRVQQFMEMGFRHVRIQQGGYGGVGAMNDIKPDFKTAGFAKDTDDFSDQKTYLKRVPKMFDVVRKRCGEDVQLLHDMHELVEPIDAINMIKRLEEYRPFFVEDPFSPENMKWFKTLRESTSVPIAMGELFNNTNEFKEPMVNQWFDFIRIHISQIGGITPAMKVARLGEWFNVRTAWHGPGDTSPVGHAANNSIDIAVWNFGIQESQMFNDKVKEVFPGCPTIKNGYYEVSDAPGLGVDINEKEAAKYPIGTKSRWTVRKSDGTILKP comes from the coding sequence ATGAACAAGCCAGAAATTCAATCAGAAACCAGCCGTCGGAATGCGCTGAAACTATTAGGGATGGGATCGTCAGCCGGAATTTTAGGATTGTTCGGTAGCCCGCAAGCACGTGCCGAAACCTATCAAACGCCTGCCTATGCCAAAGGAGCGGCCCCTGTGACCATCAAAAGTGTACGAGCCATAACCACTGCGCCAGGAGGTTCCAATCTGGTAATTGTGAAAGTTGAAACATCCGAGCCTGGTTTATATGGAATCGGCTGTGCAACCTTCACCCAGCGGGCGCTGGTTGTGGTGCCAGCCATTAACACCTACCTGAACGAATTTTGTGTGGGCAAGGATGTCGACAATATCGAAGATATGTGGCAGTCGGCTTATGTAAGTTCGTACTGGCGGAACGGTCCGGTGTTGAACAATGCGCTGTCGGGGCTGGATCAGGCGTTGTGGGACATTAAAGGCAAGCGGGCCAATATGCCGGTTTATCAGTTACTGGGTGGCAAAGCCCGGTTTGCGGTCGATACCTATACGCACGCTAGTGGCCCAACACCCGAGGCTATTGCCGATCGGGTACAGCAGTTTATGGAAATGGGTTTCCGGCACGTACGGATTCAGCAGGGCGGTTACGGTGGCGTAGGGGCTATGAACGACATTAAGCCCGATTTTAAAACGGCTGGTTTTGCTAAAGATACCGACGATTTTTCGGATCAGAAAACTTACCTGAAGCGCGTTCCGAAGATGTTCGATGTGGTTCGTAAACGCTGCGGTGAAGACGTTCAGTTATTACACGATATGCACGAGCTGGTAGAGCCCATCGATGCGATCAACATGATCAAGAGATTGGAAGAATACCGTCCATTTTTCGTCGAAGACCCATTCTCGCCCGAAAATATGAAGTGGTTTAAGACACTACGCGAATCGACCTCGGTGCCCATTGCCATGGGCGAACTCTTCAACAATACTAATGAGTTTAAAGAGCCGATGGTGAATCAGTGGTTCGATTTTATTCGGATTCATATTTCGCAGATTGGCGGCATTACACCCGCAATGAAAGTGGCGCGTCTGGGCGAGTGGTTCAATGTTCGGACGGCCTGGCATGGCCCCGGCGATACGTCGCCGGTTGGACATGCAGCCAACAACAGTATCGATATTGCCGTCTGGAACTTCGGTATTCAGGAATCGCAGATGTTCAACGATAAGGTGAAAGAAGTGTTCCCCGGCTGCCCGACCATCAAAAATGGTTACTATGAAGTAAGCGATGCACCCGGACTAGGTGTCGATATCAACGAGAAAGAAGCCGCTAAATATCCCATCGGAACCAAATCGCGCTGGACCGTTCGGAAAAGCGACGGCACGATTTTGAAGCCATAA
- a CDS encoding glycoside hydrolase family 43 protein has translation MSSKKEPMLRFIPSALLCLSVAISSIAQSVSQPKPVITYRNPVIAGDFADPSVIRVGDIYYAAGTSSEWGPAYPVYTSKDLVNWAYVGPVFQNLPDWTMGSYWAPELFYRNGTFYVYYTARRKSDKHSYIGVASTRDLRKGFTDHGLLLEWTSEAIDAFVVEDAGKLYISWKAYGLDKGKDIEILGAELSADGLKVVGKAFPMLKADGNNWESGGAEGQAIFKHGRYYYMTYSGNTCCGAQCNYQVGLARAEKLQGPWEKYAGNPVLVSDESWKCPGHGTVVTTPDNRFFYLHHAYSAVDFTQVGRQGVLSELVWNEKTQWPVFRYGTTPPAQAESPLPAWQKNIPDRAIDFSENVTDIPWVWDVSLPKPIFTIENRALQLANTTINTTGTFLGLVIKKGSYTFTTEINPVQNSLQSICLYGDASNALGLGVRNNQVELWQVKDGQRRVLRTAPIADVSAPVRLQLRSRFGQFYEFSWQTTNGKTQLMTDAWLDGSFLPRWDRAPRVGLSVAGDKAVGSVRSVRITYE, from the coding sequence ATGTCCTCTAAAAAAGAACCTATGCTTCGCTTTATTCCGTCTGCTCTTCTGTGTCTATCCGTTGCCATTTCCAGTATAGCTCAGTCTGTTTCGCAACCTAAGCCGGTTATTACCTACCGAAATCCGGTTATTGCGGGCGATTTTGCCGATCCATCCGTTATTCGGGTTGGTGATATCTACTATGCTGCCGGAACATCGTCGGAGTGGGGGCCTGCCTATCCTGTCTATACCTCGAAAGATCTGGTAAACTGGGCATATGTAGGACCGGTTTTTCAGAATCTGCCCGACTGGACAATGGGAAGCTACTGGGCTCCGGAATTGTTTTATCGGAACGGGACTTTTTATGTATACTACACCGCACGCCGTAAGTCCGATAAGCATTCGTATATCGGTGTGGCTTCTACCCGCGATCTTCGAAAAGGGTTTACCGATCATGGCCTTTTACTGGAATGGACTTCGGAGGCAATCGACGCTTTTGTGGTTGAAGACGCCGGAAAACTGTACATTAGCTGGAAAGCCTACGGGCTCGATAAAGGCAAAGACATCGAAATTCTGGGAGCCGAACTATCGGCAGATGGACTCAAAGTTGTTGGGAAAGCGTTTCCGATGCTGAAAGCCGATGGCAACAACTGGGAATCGGGAGGAGCCGAAGGGCAGGCTATTTTTAAACACGGCCGCTATTATTACATGACTTATTCGGGCAATACCTGTTGCGGAGCCCAGTGTAACTATCAGGTAGGTCTAGCCCGCGCCGAAAAATTGCAGGGGCCGTGGGAGAAATATGCCGGTAATCCGGTGCTGGTTAGCGACGAAAGCTGGAAATGCCCCGGCCATGGAACGGTCGTAACAACGCCCGATAATCGGTTCTTTTATCTGCATCATGCGTATAGCGCTGTCGATTTTACCCAGGTCGGCCGTCAGGGTGTGCTGAGCGAGCTGGTCTGGAACGAAAAAACACAATGGCCTGTCTTTCGCTACGGTACAACACCACCCGCTCAGGCCGAAAGTCCACTACCAGCCTGGCAGAAAAATATACCTGATCGGGCTATCGATTTCAGTGAAAATGTAACCGATATACCCTGGGTTTGGGATGTGAGTTTGCCAAAACCCATCTTTACTATTGAGAATAGAGCTTTGCAATTGGCTAATACTACCATCAATACAACCGGTACCTTTCTGGGATTGGTGATTAAAAAAGGCTCCTATACGTTTACGACCGAAATCAATCCCGTACAAAATTCGCTTCAAAGCATTTGTCTCTATGGCGATGCCAGCAATGCGTTGGGGCTGGGTGTTCGTAACAATCAGGTAGAGTTGTGGCAAGTGAAAGACGGGCAGCGTAGGGTGCTCAGAACAGCGCCGATTGCCGATGTATCAGCACCTGTTCGGCTTCAGCTTCGCAGTCGTTTCGGGCAGTTTTACGAATTTAGCTGGCAGACAACCAATGGAAAAACGCAGTTAATGACCGATGCCTGGCTCGATGGTTCGTTCTTGCCACGCTGGGATCGGGCTCCACGAGTTGGGTTGAGCGTTGCCGGAGATAAGGCAGTGGGTTCGGTACGGTCAGTACGGATAACGTATGAATAA
- a CDS encoding glycoside hydrolase family 71/99-like protein yields the protein MQRLIFLIVILIFCQTLTANSQSRTVVYDETGCLYTSYKGLVMAGYQGWFAAQGDASNRGWHHYQKKDTFEPGHASIDFWPDVNEYPKTYPTAFSYADGKPAYVYSPYDESSVDLHFKWMKEYGIDGVFMQRFLVEVKSEKGKRHFNQVLANALKAARKYKRALCIMYDLSGATSADMDLLIDDWNELQRQFDLFSNKANPTYLRHNGKPLLAIWGVGFNDGRNYTVADVQTVVGKLKSSTNKTSILLGVPYYWRTMTKDTEPSNLLHPLIKSVDIIMPWAVGRYTAQTYASVADATLPGDIAWCAANQVDYVPLVFPGFSWGNLKNSPAVYNQIPRLKGNFLWQQVAGAKQAGVTSLYVAMFDEVDEGTAIFKTQKEGHLPLNADGKFVGIEADLDSDYYLWLTGQAANWFHGRKGYSAEKPSRKK from the coding sequence ATGCAAAGGCTTATTTTTCTGATCGTTATCCTTATTTTTTGCCAGACTCTTACGGCCAATAGCCAGTCGAGGACGGTTGTTTATGATGAAACGGGGTGTTTGTACACCAGCTATAAAGGGCTGGTGATGGCGGGCTATCAGGGATGGTTTGCGGCTCAGGGTGATGCGTCGAATCGGGGTTGGCATCATTACCAGAAGAAAGACACATTTGAACCGGGGCATGCTTCGATCGACTTTTGGCCCGATGTGAACGAATACCCGAAAACGTATCCGACAGCTTTTTCGTATGCCGATGGGAAACCGGCCTATGTCTACAGTCCCTACGATGAGTCTAGTGTTGATCTGCATTTTAAGTGGATGAAAGAATACGGAATCGATGGCGTATTCATGCAGCGATTTCTGGTCGAAGTGAAATCCGAAAAAGGCAAACGACATTTTAATCAGGTGCTGGCCAATGCCCTGAAAGCGGCCCGAAAATACAAGCGGGCGCTCTGCATTATGTATGACTTGAGTGGCGCAACGTCGGCCGATATGGATTTACTGATCGACGATTGGAACGAGCTTCAGCGGCAGTTCGATCTATTTAGTAATAAGGCAAATCCTACGTATCTGCGCCATAATGGTAAACCGTTGCTGGCGATCTGGGGTGTTGGCTTTAACGATGGGCGTAACTATACAGTTGCCGATGTGCAAACGGTGGTAGGGAAACTAAAGAGCTCAACCAATAAAACGTCGATTCTACTGGGCGTACCCTACTACTGGCGAACGATGACGAAGGATACGGAACCATCGAATTTGTTACATCCGCTTATCAAAAGTGTCGACATCATTATGCCCTGGGCCGTTGGACGGTATACCGCTCAGACCTACGCATCAGTAGCCGATGCGACCTTGCCCGGCGATATAGCCTGGTGCGCAGCCAATCAGGTGGATTATGTGCCGTTGGTATTTCCAGGGTTTAGCTGGGGAAATCTAAAAAATAGCCCAGCGGTTTATAATCAGATTCCACGGCTAAAGGGCAACTTCCTCTGGCAACAGGTGGCAGGCGCCAAACAGGCAGGCGTAACGAGTTTATATGTGGCCATGTTTGATGAGGTTGACGAAGGAACCGCTATCTTTAAAACCCAAAAAGAAGGCCATCTGCCACTCAATGCCGACGGAAAGTTTGTTGGAATCGAGGCTGATCTGGATTCGGACTACTATCTGTGGCTTACGGGGCAGGCTGCCAATTGGTTTCATGGCAGGAAGGGGTATAGCGCCGAAAAACCTTCCCGAAAAAAGTAG
- a CDS encoding c-type cytochrome translates to MKKKIWFAGLMAASALVVTCQVSRNSSMGTTQQSTKATTTDVADTVPAFTANPSPAYLTPEQSLKTFRLPEGYHLELVASEPMIHEPVAVAWDGNARMYVAEMDTYMQDIDGSNEHAPISRVKLLEDTDGDGKMDKSSVFIDKLLLPRMLMCVGHELLVNETDTYDIYSYKDTNGDGVADQKRPVFELGRKAPGNLEHQRSGLDWNLDNWIYVTVDPIRFRYSNGVLKADSIPSGSGGQWGLTHDNYGRLYFSSAGGEVPALGFQINPIYGRMEFSDQYTQEFNAVWPIIKTPDIQGGVPRIRTTDTTLNHFTASCGQVVFRGDRLPADLSGDLLISEPVGRLIRRAKVINKDGKTTLENAYDKQEFIASTDMNFRVVNMYTGPDGCLYLVDMNRGIIQEGNWTRPGSYLRPQIQRLGLDKNIQHGRIYRLVHDGMKPGQAPHMLDEPGSKLVTYLDHPNGWWRDNAQKELIVRNDRSVVPTLKAMANRQQNATALGRIHALWTLEGLNVLDKATIQKALEDDDAQVRRTAVRLTEPYLKQNDEQWLTQLSHLKNDPSFDVRTQVILSASYSSLPAARALSQEMRAAAPANEMLARAQVSLDKNEDVKKFGLKLGRLDEADRKLVLNGATIYKSLCATCHGIDGKGLPSKVAPSLVGSQRLRNQDKNIPIQILLHGLSGPIDEQTYPDMMPPMGANDDEWIASVLSYVRNEFAPAVPIRPTDVKAARAKTAGRDKTWTLAELIKPKEGEK, encoded by the coding sequence ATGAAAAAGAAAATCTGGTTTGCTGGCCTTATGGCTGCCTCAGCTCTGGTAGTTACCTGTCAGGTATCGCGTAATTCGTCGATGGGAACAACGCAGCAATCGACGAAGGCTACCACTACCGACGTTGCCGACACCGTTCCTGCATTCACGGCCAATCCGTCGCCCGCCTATTTAACGCCCGAGCAGAGCTTAAAAACCTTTCGGTTGCCTGAGGGCTATCATCTGGAACTGGTTGCCAGCGAACCCATGATTCATGAGCCCGTTGCCGTTGCCTGGGATGGTAATGCCCGGATGTACGTAGCCGAAATGGATACCTACATGCAGGACATTGACGGCTCAAACGAGCATGCGCCCATCAGCCGGGTAAAGTTGCTGGAAGATACAGATGGCGACGGCAAAATGGACAAAAGTTCGGTGTTTATCGATAAACTGCTGTTGCCCCGTATGCTGATGTGTGTCGGACACGAATTACTGGTCAACGAAACCGATACCTACGATATTTATAGCTATAAAGATACCAACGGCGATGGAGTTGCCGATCAAAAAAGACCCGTATTTGAACTGGGCCGAAAAGCACCCGGTAATCTGGAGCACCAGCGTAGCGGCCTCGACTGGAATCTCGACAACTGGATTTATGTGACCGTCGACCCGATCCGGTTCCGGTATAGCAATGGCGTGTTGAAAGCTGACTCAATTCCCAGCGGATCGGGTGGGCAGTGGGGGCTCACGCACGATAATTACGGCCGCTTGTATTTTTCATCGGCGGGTGGCGAAGTGCCAGCGCTGGGTTTTCAAATTAACCCCATTTATGGCCGCATGGAATTTTCCGATCAGTATACGCAGGAGTTCAACGCTGTTTGGCCAATCATCAAAACACCCGATATTCAGGGGGGCGTGCCCCGCATTCGTACGACCGATACGACCCTCAATCACTTTACCGCCAGTTGCGGCCAGGTCGTTTTTCGGGGCGATCGGTTACCTGCCGATCTATCGGGCGATTTGCTGATTAGCGAACCCGTTGGCCGCCTGATTCGGCGGGCAAAAGTCATCAATAAAGATGGAAAGACAACGCTCGAAAACGCCTATGACAAGCAGGAATTTATAGCCTCAACGGACATGAATTTCCGGGTCGTAAATATGTATACTGGTCCTGATGGTTGCCTCTATCTGGTCGATATGAACCGGGGAATTATTCAGGAAGGCAACTGGACCCGCCCCGGAAGTTACCTGCGCCCGCAGATTCAGCGGCTTGGTCTGGATAAAAACATTCAGCACGGTCGTATTTATCGACTGGTACACGACGGCATGAAGCCGGGACAGGCTCCGCATATGCTCGATGAACCGGGCAGTAAACTGGTTACCTACCTGGATCATCCGAACGGCTGGTGGCGCGACAACGCCCAGAAAGAACTCATCGTGCGCAACGACCGGTCGGTGGTGCCAACGCTGAAAGCAATGGCCAATCGCCAGCAAAATGCCACAGCTCTGGGCCGGATTCATGCCCTCTGGACACTAGAAGGACTCAATGTACTGGATAAAGCAACCATTCAGAAAGCCCTTGAAGACGATGATGCGCAGGTGCGCCGTACGGCTGTTCGACTAACGGAACCCTATCTGAAACAAAACGATGAGCAATGGCTGACACAATTGAGCCACTTGAAAAACGACCCCAGCTTCGACGTTCGGACACAGGTAATTCTGTCGGCTTCCTACAGTTCGTTGCCTGCTGCCAGAGCCTTGTCGCAGGAAATGCGGGCGGCAGCACCAGCCAATGAAATGCTGGCCCGAGCCCAAGTGAGCCTCGACAAAAACGAAGATGTGAAAAAGTTTGGGTTGAAACTGGGGCGGTTGGACGAAGCCGACCGGAAACTGGTGCTCAACGGGGCTACGATCTATAAATCGCTCTGCGCAACCTGCCATGGTATCGACGGAAAAGGCTTGCCCAGCAAGGTAGCTCCTTCGCTGGTGGGCTCGCAACGCCTACGTAATCAGGACAAAAACATTCCGATTCAGATTTTGCTGCATGGGCTGTCAGGTCCCATTGATGAGCAAACCTATCCCGATATGATGCCGCCTATGGGTGCTAATGACGACGAGTGGATTGCTTCCGTTCTGAGCTATGTTCGGAATGAGTTTGCTCCAGCAGTTCCGATTCGTCCAACTGATGTAAAAGCGGCTCGGGCAAAAACCGCAGGCCGGGATAAAACCTGGACACTAGCTGAACTCATCAAGCCAAAAGAGGGTGAAAAATAG
- a CDS encoding bile acid:sodium symporter family protein — MNVYKFVLGLGAVCLFIALYLVSKDALPQAGPYLIAFFITLAVGFRGYEHLKGFSYTVIIFASVTTALYYPNYFIEVNGFNLSGLITPLIQLIMFGMGTSMSLEDFVGVVKMPKGVFIGVVSHFAIMPMLGFTIANFSGLDPEIAAGIILIGCSPNGMASNVISYLAKANLALSITITAISTTISPFVTPLLMKLLAGAFVEIDVLHMMWDIIKMVILPIGAGLLFNKFLSGKAKWLDEAMPLVSMFGIAFIIVVITAAGRNSLLSIGPILIGLVLIHNLCGYLLGYWSARLFRMNERDCRTIAIEVGMQNGGLASGIAKEMGKMATVGLAPAIFGPLMNITGSMLASWWHRSVRE; from the coding sequence ATGAATGTGTATAAATTCGTGCTGGGCCTGGGCGCAGTGTGTCTGTTTATTGCCCTCTATCTGGTGTCAAAAGACGCTTTGCCGCAGGCCGGACCGTACCTGATTGCTTTTTTCATTACGCTGGCTGTTGGTTTTAGAGGATACGAGCATCTGAAAGGATTTTCGTATACCGTTATCATTTTTGCCTCAGTAACAACCGCCCTGTATTACCCGAATTATTTCATTGAAGTAAATGGATTTAACCTGTCGGGGCTAATTACGCCACTCATTCAGTTGATTATGTTTGGTATGGGAACGTCGATGAGTCTGGAGGATTTTGTGGGGGTGGTTAAAATGCCCAAAGGCGTCTTTATCGGTGTGGTTAGTCATTTCGCGATTATGCCGATGCTGGGTTTTACGATTGCGAATTTCAGCGGACTCGATCCCGAAATTGCGGCTGGTATTATTCTGATTGGTTGCTCGCCCAACGGCATGGCATCGAACGTAATTTCGTATCTGGCCAAGGCCAATCTGGCGCTCTCGATTACCATAACGGCCATTTCGACCACCATTTCTCCCTTCGTAACGCCTTTGCTAATGAAATTGCTGGCGGGCGCTTTTGTCGAAATTGATGTGCTGCACATGATGTGGGATATTATTAAGATGGTGATTTTGCCGATTGGGGCCGGGCTGCTTTTTAACAAATTTCTGAGCGGAAAAGCTAAATGGCTCGATGAGGCCATGCCACTGGTGTCGATGTTCGGGATTGCCTTCATCATTGTTGTAATCACCGCTGCCGGGCGCAACAGTTTATTGTCGATTGGGCCGATTTTGATTGGGCTGGTCCTGATCCATAACCTCTGCGGTTATCTGCTGGGCTATTGGTCGGCCCGGTTATTCAGAATGAACGAACGCGACTGCCGAACCATCGCCATCGAAGTTGGTATGCAGAACGGTGGGCTGGCTTCGGGCATTGCCAAAGAAATGGGGAAGATGGCTACGGTTGGACTGGCCCCGGCTATATTCGGCCCGCTGATGAACATTACGGGTTCTATGCTGGCTTCGTGGTGGCATCGGAGTGTTCGGGAATGA